A genome region from Variovorax paradoxus includes the following:
- a CDS encoding sulfate/molybdate ABC transporter ATP-binding protein, with translation MSIEIRNISKQFGDFRALRDVSLDVASGELVALLGPSGCGKTTLLRIIAGLETADTGSILFSGEDTTDVHVRERQVGFVFQHYALFRHMTVFENVAFGLRVKPRKERPSDAQIKTKVTELLKLVQLDWLADRYPSQLSGGQRQRIALARALAVEPKVLLLDEPFGALDAKVRKELRRWLRRLHDELHVTSIFVTHDQEEALEVADRVVVINKGQIEQVGSPQEVWDQPASPFVYGFLGDVNLFHGRADNGAVQLDGMRLDSPEHSGARDAKARAYVRPHDIDVTPYVAGASGIVATLARAIVVGPIARLELEPTETNPDNPGSGTIIEAQLPAQQFRDLGLKEGDTVVANPRKARVFVEEDWVSP, from the coding sequence ATGAGCATCGAAATCCGCAACATCAGCAAGCAGTTCGGCGACTTCCGCGCGCTGCGCGACGTGAGCCTCGACGTCGCCTCCGGCGAACTCGTTGCGCTGCTCGGCCCGTCGGGCTGCGGCAAGACCACGCTGCTGCGCATCATCGCGGGCCTGGAAACGGCCGACACCGGCAGCATCCTGTTCTCGGGCGAGGACACCACCGACGTGCACGTGCGCGAGCGGCAGGTGGGCTTCGTGTTCCAGCACTACGCGCTGTTCCGGCACATGACCGTGTTCGAGAACGTGGCCTTCGGCCTGCGCGTGAAGCCGCGCAAGGAGCGCCCGAGCGACGCACAGATCAAGACCAAGGTGACCGAACTGCTCAAGCTCGTGCAGCTCGACTGGCTGGCCGACCGCTACCCCTCGCAGCTCTCCGGCGGCCAGCGCCAGCGCATCGCACTGGCCCGCGCACTGGCCGTGGAGCCCAAGGTGCTGCTGCTGGACGAGCCCTTCGGCGCGCTCGACGCCAAGGTGCGCAAGGAGCTGCGCCGCTGGCTGCGCCGGCTGCACGACGAGCTGCACGTCACCTCGATCTTCGTCACGCACGACCAGGAAGAGGCGCTCGAGGTGGCCGACCGCGTGGTGGTCATCAACAAGGGGCAGATCGAGCAGGTCGGTTCGCCGCAGGAAGTGTGGGACCAGCCCGCGAGTCCTTTCGTCTATGGCTTCCTGGGCGACGTGAACCTGTTCCATGGCCGCGCCGACAACGGTGCGGTGCAGCTCGACGGCATGCGCCTCGACTCGCCCGAGCACAGCGGAGCGCGCGACGCCAAGGCGCGCGCCTACGTGCGCCCGCATGACATCGACGTGACACCCTACGTGGCCGGCGCCTCCGGCATCGTCGCCACGCTGGCGCGCGCCATCGTGGTCGGACCCATCGCGCGGCTGGAACTTGAGCCCACCGAAACGAATCCAGATAATCCGGGCTCCGGAACCATCATCGAGGCGCAACTCCCTGCGCAACAGTTCCGTGACCTGGGCTTGAAGGAAGGCGACACCGTCGTCGCCAACCCTCGCAAGGCCAGGGTGTTCGTAGAAGAAGATTGGGTGTCTCCTTGA
- a CDS encoding LysR family transcriptional regulator, translated as MQDLNDMVFFAEVAERGGFAAASRALGIPKSRLSRRVADLEERLGVQLMQRSTRRLSLTPAGEIYLRHASAMRDAAQAAAEAVAQVQTEPSGLVRLSCPVTISHSGLAQLMPVFMALYPAVRIDMRVINRPVDLIEEGIDIALRVRPTIEDSALLVAKTFGTSRGVLIASPELLARTGPVETPADLAKLPTAAMSVNGDGRAEWRLEGPDGQIHVHPHMPRYVADDLATLQFGALGGVGATMLPDYMCRAEIDAGRLVRVLPGWGPSPVIAHMVFPARRALVPAVRRLIDFLTEHLQNVDMRMF; from the coding sequence ATGCAAGACCTCAACGACATGGTTTTCTTCGCCGAAGTGGCCGAGCGCGGCGGGTTCGCCGCCGCCAGCAGGGCGCTCGGCATTCCCAAGTCGCGCCTGTCGCGCCGCGTGGCCGACCTCGAGGAGCGTCTGGGCGTGCAGCTGATGCAGCGCAGCACGCGCCGGCTGTCGCTCACGCCGGCCGGCGAGATCTATCTGCGCCACGCCTCCGCCATGCGCGACGCCGCCCAGGCCGCGGCGGAGGCGGTGGCACAGGTGCAGACCGAGCCCAGCGGACTGGTGCGGCTGAGCTGCCCCGTGACCATCTCGCACAGCGGCCTGGCGCAGCTGATGCCGGTCTTCATGGCGCTGTACCCCGCGGTTCGCATCGACATGCGGGTGATCAACCGTCCGGTCGACCTGATCGAGGAGGGCATCGACATCGCGCTGCGCGTGCGGCCCACCATCGAGGACAGCGCGCTGCTGGTCGCCAAGACCTTCGGCACCAGCCGGGGCGTGCTGATCGCGAGCCCGGAGCTGCTCGCGCGCACCGGCCCGGTCGAGACGCCGGCCGACCTTGCGAAGCTGCCGACGGCGGCCATGTCCGTTAACGGCGACGGCCGGGCCGAGTGGCGGCTCGAAGGGCCGGACGGGCAGATCCATGTCCATCCCCACATGCCGCGCTACGTGGCCGACGACCTGGCCACGCTGCAGTTCGGCGCGTTGGGCGGCGTGGGCGCAACCATGCTGCCCGACTACATGTGCCGCGCGGAGATCGATGCCGGCCGGCTCGTGCGCGTGCTGCCGGGCTGGGGGCCGTCGCCGGTCATCGCGCACATGGTGTTTCCGGCACGTCGCGCGCTGGTGCCGGCGGTGCGGCGCCTGATCGACTTCCTGACGGAGCATCTGCAGAACGTCGACATGCGGATGTTCTGA
- a CDS encoding sulfate ABC transporter substrate-binding protein, producing MTSRIKTFVAVLALASSALAGSTAFAQGTTLLNASYDVAREFYKDYNAAFVAHYKKATGKDVKIDQSHGGSSAQARSVADGLDADVVTMNTSTDIDFLANAGVVAKDWPKKFPENASPTTSTMLFLVRNGNPKGIKDWDDLIKPGVQVVIVNPKTGGNGRYAYLAAWGYIKKKGGTDAQAAEFVGKLFKNVPVLARGGRDATTAFLQRNIGDALITFESEVVSIDREFGTGKVDSVYPSISIVAENPVAVVERTVNKKGTGELAKAYLDWLYSEEAQEIAAKHALRPRSQTVLKKYAATFKPLQLFTVQELFGSLGEAQKVHFNDGGQFDKLYTPGAK from the coding sequence ATGACTTCCAGAATCAAGACCTTCGTCGCCGTGCTCGCGCTGGCGTCCTCCGCACTCGCCGGCAGCACCGCCTTCGCCCAGGGCACGACGCTGCTGAACGCCTCGTACGACGTGGCCCGCGAGTTCTACAAGGACTACAACGCGGCCTTCGTGGCGCACTACAAGAAGGCGACCGGCAAGGACGTCAAGATCGACCAGTCGCATGGCGGCTCCAGCGCCCAGGCGCGCTCGGTGGCCGACGGCCTCGATGCCGACGTGGTCACGATGAACACCTCGACCGACATCGACTTCCTGGCCAACGCCGGCGTGGTCGCCAAGGACTGGCCCAAGAAATTCCCCGAGAACGCATCGCCCACCACGTCGACCATGCTGTTCCTGGTGCGCAACGGCAACCCGAAGGGCATCAAGGACTGGGACGACCTGATCAAGCCCGGCGTGCAGGTCGTGATCGTCAACCCCAAGACCGGCGGCAATGGCCGCTATGCCTACCTGGCCGCCTGGGGCTACATCAAGAAGAAGGGCGGCACCGATGCGCAGGCTGCCGAGTTCGTCGGCAAGCTGTTCAAGAACGTGCCCGTGCTGGCACGCGGCGGCCGCGACGCCACCACCGCATTCCTGCAACGCAACATCGGCGACGCGCTGATCACCTTCGAATCGGAAGTGGTGTCGATCGACCGCGAATTCGGCACCGGCAAGGTCGATTCGGTGTACCCCTCGATCAGCATCGTGGCGGAGAACCCGGTGGCCGTGGTCGAACGCACCGTCAACAAGAAGGGCACCGGCGAACTCGCCAAGGCCTACCTTGACTGGCTGTATTCCGAAGAGGCGCAGGAAATCGCTGCCAAGCATGCGCTGCGCCCGCGCTCGCAGACGGTGCTCAAGAAGTACGCCGCGACCTTCAAGCCGCTGCAGCTCTTCACGGTGCAGGAACTGTTCGGCAGCCTGGGCGAAGCGCAGAAGGTGCACTTCAACGATGGCGGCCAGTTCGACAAGCTGTACACCCCCGGCGCGAAGTGA
- the cysT gene encoding sulfate ABC transporter permease subunit CysT — MSGVTSSALPTAGAPFSRANRAGGAKRVLPGFHITLGFSILYLSLIVLIPLSALVFKTFTLTWDQFWVAVTAPRVMASYRLTFGASLLAAIVNAVFGLLVAWVLVRYKFPGKRIVDALVDLPFALPTAVAGISLTALLAGNGWIGQLLEPHGIKLAFTPAGIVIALIFIGLPFVVRTVQPVLEDTEKELEEAATSLGATRFQTFTKVIFPSIAPALLTGFAMAFARAIGEYGSVIFIAGNMPMISEITPLIIIGKLEQYDYAGATAVALVMLVISFVLLLVINGLQAWQRRRAGG, encoded by the coding sequence ATGAGTGGTGTGACTTCTTCGGCGCTCCCAACCGCGGGAGCGCCTTTTTCGCGTGCCAACCGGGCAGGGGGCGCCAAGCGCGTGCTGCCCGGTTTCCACATCACGCTCGGCTTCTCCATCCTCTATCTCAGCCTGATCGTGCTGATTCCGCTGTCGGCGCTGGTCTTCAAGACCTTCACGCTGACCTGGGACCAGTTCTGGGTCGCTGTGACCGCGCCGCGCGTGATGGCCTCGTACCGGCTGACGTTCGGCGCATCGCTGCTGGCGGCCATCGTGAACGCGGTGTTCGGCTTGCTGGTGGCCTGGGTGCTGGTGCGCTACAAGTTCCCGGGCAAGCGCATCGTCGACGCGCTGGTCGACCTGCCGTTCGCGCTTCCCACGGCCGTGGCGGGCATCTCGCTGACCGCGTTGCTCGCAGGCAATGGCTGGATCGGCCAACTGCTCGAGCCGCACGGCATCAAGCTGGCTTTCACGCCGGCCGGCATCGTGATCGCGCTGATCTTCATCGGACTGCCGTTCGTGGTGCGCACGGTGCAGCCGGTGCTCGAGGACACCGAAAAGGAACTCGAGGAAGCCGCCACCTCGCTGGGCGCGACGCGGTTCCAGACCTTCACCAAGGTGATCTTCCCGTCGATCGCGCCTGCGTTGCTCACCGGCTTCGCGATGGCCTTCGCACGCGCCATCGGCGAGTACGGCTCGGTGATCTTCATTGCCGGCAACATGCCCATGATCTCGGAGATCACGCCTCTCATCATCATCGGCAAACTGGAGCAGTACGACTACGCGGGTGCGACCGCGGTCGCGCTGGTGATGCTGGTGATCTCGTTCGTGCTGCTGCTGGTCATCAACGGCCTGCAAGCCTGGCAGCGCCGCAGGGCGGGAGGCTGA
- a CDS encoding aliphatic sulfonate ABC transporter substrate-binding protein, with translation MHHLSPVSRRTLLQAGAAAAVAAETSTSFAQPAQPAQVRTRTLRIGYQKFNTLNILKGTGQLEKALAPAGVKVEWAEFLGGSQLSEALAAGAIDFGHASDGIGVFQQASGKGLAYLAAESPYPGGVGFLVPRDSPIRSVRDLKGRKVVTGRGYNTQYVLIRALEAAGLRYEDIEPVYIVTASDTIAAYQSGSVAAIGLWDPFLAAAQLATDSRVLFDGTGLSGNRTYHFAQPGFARANTGLLRTVFAELRKANEWAQAHPAEVVATLAPQLKVEPRVLALATERRQYGVVGLTPAIAQEQQGLADVFAQLKLIPKPIEVKDAFLDLNLV, from the coding sequence ATGCATCACCTTTCCCCGGTCTCCCGCCGCACCCTCCTCCAGGCCGGCGCAGCCGCCGCAGTTGCCGCGGAAACCTCGACCTCCTTTGCGCAGCCTGCGCAGCCCGCGCAGGTGCGAACCCGCACGCTGCGCATCGGCTACCAGAAGTTCAACACGCTCAACATCCTCAAGGGCACCGGACAGCTCGAGAAGGCGCTCGCACCGGCCGGCGTGAAGGTCGAATGGGCCGAGTTCCTCGGCGGCAGCCAGCTCTCGGAGGCGCTGGCCGCCGGTGCCATCGATTTCGGCCATGCTTCCGACGGCATCGGCGTGTTCCAGCAGGCCAGCGGCAAGGGCCTGGCCTACCTCGCCGCCGAGAGCCCCTATCCCGGCGGCGTCGGCTTCCTGGTGCCGCGCGACTCGCCGATCCGCAGCGTGCGCGACCTGAAGGGCAGGAAGGTGGTCACCGGCCGCGGCTACAACACGCAGTACGTGCTGATCCGCGCGCTCGAGGCCGCGGGCCTGCGTTATGAAGACATCGAGCCGGTCTACATCGTCACAGCCTCCGACACGATCGCGGCCTACCAGTCGGGCAGCGTCGCGGCCATCGGCCTGTGGGACCCGTTCCTGGCCGCTGCGCAACTGGCCACCGACTCGCGCGTGCTGTTCGACGGCACCGGCCTGAGCGGCAACCGCACCTATCACTTCGCGCAACCCGGCTTCGCCCGCGCCAACACCGGGCTGCTGCGCACCGTGTTCGCCGAACTGCGCAAGGCCAACGAATGGGCGCAGGCCCACCCCGCCGAGGTGGTCGCGACGCTGGCGCCGCAGCTCAAGGTCGAGCCCCGGGTGCTGGCGCTGGCCACCGAACGGCGGCAATATGGCGTGGTTGGGCTTACGCCCGCCATCGCGCAGGAACAGCAGGGGCTGGCCGATGTGTTCGCGCAGCTCAAGCTCATTCCGAAACCCATCGAGGTGAAGGACGCCTTCCTGGACCTGAACCTCGTCTGA
- a CDS encoding disulfide bond formation protein B encodes MIDWYFGAPRRAYGLICLACVLMLAFGLYLQHVVGLEPCPMCIVQRYALVLVALFTGLAGMFRNRGLQAAGGVLALVSAVGGAYTAASQSWLQWYPPEVVSCGRDLYGMIETFPLKRALPMIFRGGGDCSKVDWSLFGLTLANWSFIAFVVLSLMLVTLLLRSRRAR; translated from the coding sequence TTGATCGATTGGTACTTCGGCGCGCCGCGCCGCGCGTATGGGCTGATCTGCCTCGCCTGCGTTCTCATGCTGGCCTTCGGGCTCTACCTGCAGCACGTGGTCGGACTCGAGCCGTGTCCCATGTGCATCGTGCAGCGGTATGCGCTGGTGCTGGTGGCGCTGTTCACCGGCCTGGCCGGCATGTTCCGCAACCGGGGCCTGCAGGCCGCGGGTGGCGTGCTGGCCCTGGTGTCGGCCGTGGGCGGTGCCTACACGGCGGCCTCGCAGAGCTGGCTGCAGTGGTATCCGCCCGAAGTGGTGTCCTGCGGTCGCGACCTCTACGGGATGATCGAGACGTTCCCGCTGAAGCGTGCGCTGCCGATGATCTTCCGCGGCGGCGGCGACTGCTCCAAGGTCGACTGGTCGCTGTTCGGCCTGACGCTCGCGAACTGGTCCTTCATCGCCTTCGTGGTGCTGTCGCTGATGCTGGTCACGCTGCTGTTGCGCTCGCGCCGCGCGCGCTGA
- a CDS encoding NADPH-dependent FMN reductase: MAQTRIAVIVGSLRKDSYNHKLALALAHLAPSDFTFETLRIDDLPLYNQDDDGNQSAPVKRLKTEIAAADGLLFVTPEYNRSIPGVLKNAIDQASRPYGQSAWAGKPAGVVGISVGAIGTALAQQHLRNILAYLDVPTMGAPEVFLQAKDDLFDDKGHIGNEGSKKFLQGWMDKYVAWIKSHAAA, encoded by the coding sequence ATGGCCCAGACCCGGATCGCCGTCATCGTCGGCAGCCTGCGCAAGGACTCGTACAACCACAAGCTGGCCCTCGCGCTGGCGCACCTCGCGCCATCGGACTTCACGTTCGAAACCCTGCGCATCGACGACCTGCCGCTGTACAACCAGGACGACGACGGCAACCAGTCTGCACCGGTGAAGCGCCTGAAGACGGAGATCGCGGCGGCCGACGGCCTGCTGTTCGTCACGCCCGAATACAACCGCTCGATCCCCGGCGTGCTGAAGAACGCCATCGACCAGGCTTCGCGCCCGTACGGCCAGAGCGCCTGGGCCGGCAAGCCGGCCGGCGTGGTCGGCATCTCGGTGGGTGCCATCGGCACCGCGCTGGCGCAGCAGCACCTGCGCAACATCCTGGCCTACCTCGACGTGCCCACTATGGGCGCGCCCGAAGTCTTCCTGCAGGCCAAGGACGACCTGTTCGACGACAAGGGCCATATCGGCAACGAAGGCTCGAAGAAGTTCCTGCAGGGCTGGATGGACAAGTACGTGGCCTGGATCAAGAGCCACGCCGCTGCCTGA
- the solA gene encoding N-methyl-L-tryptophan oxidase, with translation MTLSTHHDAIVVGLGALGAATLNQLAQRGARVLGIDQFDPPHDLGSSHGDSRITRLAVGEGDEYVPFVQRSHAIWRELEARTGMPLMTTTGGLVLAPRDRVAEHHGKSDFVRRTIACAERFGIAHEVLDAAGIRARFPQFHLQGDEIGYLEHEAGFVRPEGAIGAQLAVARSLGAQTRSGERVLAVEPVGNGDTVRVRTDKASFTADRVVVSAGAWLPGFLGEHARADWQAHFSVHRQVMHWFDTGSAAADFAPGRFPIFIWMFGDGQEDYMYGFPSSDPAQPALKVATEQYVDATTPDTIERTVDPAETAAMYRERVAGRFPQIGGRALKARACMYTVTPDRRFVIDELDGLPGVLVVSACSGHGFKHSAGLGDAIADRVLGRSSTLDLSPFARRRLLEKTPG, from the coding sequence GTGACCTTGTCCACCCATCACGACGCCATCGTCGTCGGCCTGGGCGCCCTCGGCGCCGCCACGCTCAACCAACTCGCGCAGCGCGGTGCGCGCGTGCTCGGCATCGACCAGTTCGATCCGCCGCACGACCTGGGCTCCTCGCACGGCGACTCGCGGATCACGCGGCTGGCGGTCGGCGAAGGCGACGAATACGTGCCCTTCGTGCAGCGCTCGCATGCCATCTGGCGCGAGCTCGAAGCGCGCACCGGCATGCCGCTCATGACCACCACCGGCGGCCTGGTGCTGGCACCGCGCGACCGCGTGGCCGAGCACCACGGCAAGTCCGATTTCGTACGCCGCACCATCGCCTGCGCCGAGCGCTTCGGCATCGCGCACGAGGTGCTCGACGCGGCCGGCATCCGCGCGCGATTCCCGCAGTTCCATCTGCAGGGCGACGAGATCGGCTACCTCGAGCACGAGGCCGGCTTCGTGCGGCCCGAGGGCGCCATCGGCGCGCAACTGGCAGTGGCCCGATCGCTCGGTGCACAGACGCGCAGCGGCGAACGCGTGCTGGCCGTGGAGCCCGTGGGCAACGGCGACACCGTCCGCGTGCGCACCGACAAGGCCAGCTTCACCGCCGATCGCGTCGTCGTGTCGGCCGGCGCATGGCTGCCAGGATTCCTGGGCGAGCATGCGCGTGCCGACTGGCAAGCCCACTTCTCCGTGCACCGCCAGGTCATGCACTGGTTCGACACCGGCAGCGCCGCTGCCGATTTCGCGCCGGGCCGCTTTCCGATCTTCATCTGGATGTTCGGCGACGGCCAGGAGGACTACATGTACGGCTTCCCGTCGTCAGACCCCGCCCAGCCGGCCCTCAAGGTGGCGACCGAGCAGTACGTGGACGCCACCACGCCCGACACCATCGAGCGCACCGTGGACCCCGCAGAGACCGCCGCCATGTATCGCGAGCGCGTGGCGGGCCGCTTTCCGCAGATCGGCGGGCGCGCCCTCAAGGCCCGCGCCTGCATGTACACCGTGACGCCCGACCGCCGCTTCGTGATCGACGAACTCGACGGCCTGCCCGGCGTGCTGGTCGTCTCGGCCTGCTCGGGTCACGGCTTCAAGCATTCGGCCGGGCTGGGCGACGCCATCGCCGATCGTGTGCTGGGTCGAAGCAGCACGCTCGACCTCTCGCCCTTTGCCCGCCGGCGCCTGCTGGAGAAAACGCCCGGCTGA
- a CDS encoding RBBP9/YdeN family alpha/beta hydrolase → MITRVIIVPGWRDSGPGHWQSLWEERIPGAARVVQDDWASPKREAWVSTLAKLVMQSDGPVVIAAHSLGCIATAHLPPAAAARIQGALLVAPADPERRAVLSDFAPVPYAALPYRSIVVASSNDPFCPIRLAGAYSRAWGSEFVRMQNAGHINIDSGHGDWPLGLALLQSLTDEPAAWSAGREFSENLAIT, encoded by the coding sequence ATGATCACTCGCGTCATCATCGTGCCGGGTTGGCGCGACTCCGGGCCTGGCCATTGGCAGAGCCTGTGGGAGGAGCGCATCCCGGGCGCGGCGCGCGTGGTGCAGGACGACTGGGCCTCGCCCAAGCGCGAAGCGTGGGTTTCCACGCTGGCCAAGCTGGTGATGCAGAGCGACGGCCCGGTGGTCATCGCGGCGCACAGCCTGGGCTGCATCGCCACGGCGCACCTGCCGCCCGCCGCGGCGGCGCGCATCCAGGGGGCCTTGCTGGTGGCGCCTGCCGACCCGGAGCGCCGCGCCGTGCTGTCCGACTTCGCGCCCGTGCCCTATGCGGCGCTGCCGTATCGCAGCATCGTGGTGGCCAGCAGCAACGATCCGTTTTGCCCCATTCGCCTGGCGGGTGCATATTCGCGCGCCTGGGGCAGCGAGTTCGTGCGCATGCAGAATGCGGGCCACATCAACATCGATTCGGGGCATGGAGACTGGCCGCTCGGCCTGGCCCTGCTGCAATCGTTGACCGACGAGCCCGCCGCCTGGTCGGCGGGCCGTGAATTTTCAGAAAACTTGGCAATCACATGA
- a CDS encoding peroxiredoxin, translating to MATLRLGDTAPNFTQDSSEGPIDFYQWAGDSWVVFFSHPADFTPVCTTELGKTAALSGEFAKRGVKPIALSVDPATRHKEWIGDINETQNTTVNFPIIADADRKVADLYDLIHPNASTTATVRSVYIIDPKKVIRTTITYPASTGRNFDEIIRVIDSLQLTDSHKVATPVNWKDGDDVVIVPSIQDPAELAERFPKGFKAVKPYLRITPQPNK from the coding sequence ATGGCTACTTTGCGTCTCGGCGACACCGCCCCCAATTTCACCCAGGATTCCAGCGAAGGCCCGATCGACTTCTACCAGTGGGCCGGTGATTCGTGGGTCGTGTTCTTCTCGCACCCGGCCGACTTCACGCCCGTGTGCACCACCGAGCTCGGCAAGACCGCGGCGCTGTCGGGCGAGTTCGCCAAGCGCGGCGTGAAGCCCATCGCGCTGAGCGTCGACCCGGCCACCAGGCACAAGGAGTGGATCGGCGACATCAACGAGACGCAGAACACCACGGTCAATTTCCCGATCATCGCGGACGCCGACCGCAAGGTGGCCGACCTGTACGACCTGATCCACCCGAACGCCTCCACCACGGCCACGGTGCGCAGCGTGTACATCATCGACCCGAAGAAGGTCATCCGCACCACCATCACCTACCCGGCATCGACCGGCCGCAACTTCGACGAGATCATCCGCGTGATCGACTCGCTGCAGCTCACCGACAGCCACAAGGTGGCCACGCCCGTGAACTGGAAGGATGGCGACGACGTGGTCATCGTGCCCAGCATCCAGGACCCGGCCGAACTCGCCGAGCGCTTCCCCAAGGGCTTCAAGGCCGTGAAGCCTTACCTGCGCATCACGCCGCAGCCCAACAAGTAA
- the cysW gene encoding sulfate ABC transporter permease subunit CysW — protein MSAPSKTVRRAKAGTTEAPWVRWTLIGLALAFMFLFLVLPLAAVATEALRKGVTAYLDALKEPDAWSAIRLTLITAAIAVPLNLVFGVAAAWAVAKFEFRGKAFLTTLIDLPFAVSPVVAGLIYVLVFGAQGWIGPWLAAHDIKIIFAVPGIVLATVFVTFPFIARELIPLMQAQGTDEEQAAIVLGATGWQTFWRVTLPNIKWGLLYGVILCNARAMGEFGAVSVVSGHIRGQTNTMPLHVEVLYNEYQSVAAFAVASLLAILALVTLVIKSVIEWRHEREMKAIAELPPERPTAA, from the coding sequence ATGAGCGCACCTTCCAAGACCGTTCGCCGCGCAAAAGCCGGCACCACCGAAGCCCCCTGGGTGCGCTGGACGCTGATCGGGCTCGCGCTCGCGTTCATGTTCCTGTTTCTCGTGTTGCCCCTGGCCGCCGTGGCGACAGAAGCACTGCGCAAGGGCGTCACCGCTTACCTCGATGCGCTGAAGGAGCCGGACGCCTGGAGCGCCATTCGTCTCACGCTGATCACGGCCGCCATCGCGGTGCCGCTGAACCTCGTGTTCGGCGTGGCCGCGGCCTGGGCCGTGGCCAAGTTCGAGTTCCGCGGCAAGGCCTTCCTCACCACGCTGATCGACCTGCCGTTCGCGGTATCGCCGGTGGTCGCGGGCCTGATCTACGTGCTGGTGTTCGGCGCGCAGGGCTGGATCGGCCCGTGGCTCGCGGCGCACGACATCAAGATCATCTTCGCCGTGCCCGGCATCGTGCTGGCCACCGTGTTCGTGACTTTCCCCTTCATCGCACGCGAACTCATTCCGCTGATGCAGGCGCAGGGCACCGACGAGGAACAGGCCGCCATCGTGCTGGGGGCGACCGGCTGGCAGACCTTCTGGCGCGTGACGCTGCCCAACATCAAGTGGGGGCTGCTGTACGGCGTGATCCTGTGCAACGCGCGCGCCATGGGCGAGTTCGGCGCGGTGTCGGTGGTGTCAGGCCACATCCGCGGCCAGACCAACACCATGCCGCTTCACGTGGAAGTGCTCTACAACGAGTACCAGTCGGTGGCCGCGTTCGCCGTGGCGTCGCTGCTGGCGATCCTCGCGCTGGTGACGCTGGTGATCAAGTCGGTCATCGAGTGGCGCCATGAGCGCGAGATGAAGGCGATTGCCGAATTGCCGCCCGAGCGACCGACGGCGGCTTGA
- a CDS encoding FMN-dependent NADH-azoreductase yields MKLLHIDSSILGTNSTSRLLSGEVVAAWRAAHPDTDVDYLDLAANAPSHFSADALGIKTGVQAQPTEAQRRENDLSEKLVSQFLASDVIVIGTPFYNFSIPTQLKAWIDRLAQIGRTFKYTDKGPVGLAGGKTVIVASTRGGVYSTSEGGQAMEHQESYLKVIFGFFGITDVRFVRAEGVAMGDEAKAKALAAARADILVATAEAANQGKATLAA; encoded by the coding sequence ATGAAGCTGCTCCATATCGACTCCAGCATCCTCGGCACCAACTCGACCTCGCGCCTGCTTTCCGGCGAAGTCGTGGCCGCCTGGCGCGCCGCCCATCCCGACACCGACGTCGACTACCTCGACCTCGCTGCCAACGCGCCTTCGCACTTCAGCGCCGATGCCCTGGGCATCAAGACCGGCGTGCAAGCGCAACCCACCGAAGCCCAGCGCCGCGAGAACGACCTGTCGGAGAAGCTGGTGAGCCAGTTCCTGGCTTCCGACGTGATCGTGATCGGCACGCCGTTCTACAACTTCTCCATTCCCACGCAACTGAAGGCCTGGATCGACCGCCTCGCGCAGATCGGCCGCACCTTCAAGTACACCGACAAGGGCCCGGTCGGCTTGGCAGGCGGCAAGACCGTGATCGTGGCCTCGACCCGCGGCGGCGTGTATTCGACCAGCGAAGGCGGCCAGGCCATGGAACACCAGGAAAGCTACCTGAAGGTGATCTTCGGCTTCTTCGGCATCACCGACGTGCGCTTCGTGCGTGCCGAAGGCGTGGCGATGGGCGACGAAGCCAAGGCCAAGGCCCTGGCTGCTGCCCGCGCCGACATCCTGGTGGCAACGGCCGAAGCCGCAAATCAGGGCAAGGCCACGCTGGCCGCCTGA